One Arvicanthis niloticus isolate mArvNil1 chromosome 13, mArvNil1.pat.X, whole genome shotgun sequence genomic window carries:
- the LOC117719402 gene encoding uncharacterized protein CXorf49 homolog: protein MGSPEEQSIPGDDFYEESGDFNKNLSLVSRLAESNEDESSLTSPKGSKLSLVSQLEVSENPSVVLWTGGCWPDSPVPEEERLGSPVDEKVGLDFLSQPSVETAATGQQVTNPETPGVREHPSPESFCAETETGSSRKAPQASGSEEAKATSAATFFPKGLEQSRAWGTPRKSTTSRMVIGENVHHPTSEPELLDELNEVQMMRVTICLKDGNQAKNSGPAETGDLARHSSVQTRDSFIRMPSSLLTSTTRGLTSGMERQASKELEPFSSKKKQGISWGKGGSKPGYPEAAAGVSALPKASPRKKLAQKKKPLWDASAVTLGRAFHQWGQRLKSAPAEPATFPPISGVGLPGRSNKCSLLPLRPKQCKNFYTGKRSGAKRTKELQLVTKEDTDSTRDSGSQVQFPTHRAEPACQSVHQEFSSGDINTRGLQDPGNSQSSVLSQRGIISKKSAPSGDQEEPVGPSALDSEILQLPGTQGCPRCPELQKEIEDLRKQLSALQAVNEKFQTHSS from the coding sequence ATGGGCTCTCCTGAGGAGCAGTCTATTCCAGGAGATGATTTTTATGAGGAGAGTGGAGACTTCAACAAGAACTTGAGCCTTGTCTCAAGGCTTGCCGAGAGTAACGAAGATGAAAGCAGCCTCACAAGTCCCAAAGGCAGCAAGCTCTCACTGGTGTCCCAGCTGGAGGTGTCAGAGAACCCATCTGTGGTACTTTGGACCGGAGGGTGCTGGCCAGATTCTCCGGTGCCGGAGGAAGAGAGGCTAGGTTCCCCAGTGGATGAAAAGGTTGGTTTGGACTTCCTCTCCCAGCCCAGTGTAGAGACTGCGGCCACTGGGCAGCAGGTGACCAACCCAGAGACACCAGGAGTCAGAGAACACCCATCCCCAGAGAGCTTTTGcgctgagacagagacaggctcCAGCAGGAAAGCTCCGCAGGCTTCGGGCtctgaggaggcaaaggcaaCCTCTGCTGCCACTTTCTTCCCCAAGGGACTGGAGCAAAGCAGAGCTTGGGGGACCCCAAGAAAAAGTACCACTAGTAGAATGGTGATCGGCGAGAATGTCCACCACCCCACTTCCGAACCTGAATTATTAGATGAATTAAATGAAGTGCAGATGATGAGAGTGACCATTTGCCTTAAAGATGGAAACCAGGCTAAGAACAGTGGCCCAGCAGAGACTGGAGACCTAGCTAGACACTCAAGTGTCCAGACCAGGGACAGTTTCATCCGGATGCCCTCCTCCCTGCTGACCTCTACTACCCGGGGACTTACCTCTGGCATGGAAAGACAGGCCTCGAAAGAGCTGGAACCCTTTTCCtctaagaaaaagcaaggcatctCATGGGGTAAGGGAGGAAGCAAGCCTGGCTACCCAGAGGCTGCTGCTGGGGTAAGTGCCCTGCCCAAGGCAAGTCCTAGAAAGAAGTTGGCCCAGAAGAAAAAACCCCTGTGGGATGCTTCAGCAGTTACCCTGGGGAGAGCCTTCCATCAGTGGGGCCAGAGACTGAAGTCAGCTCCTGCAGAACCAGCCACCTTCCCCCCAATCTCTGGTGTTGGCCTGCCTGGGAGGTCCAATAAATGCTCACTGCTGCCTTTAAGACCCAAACAGTGCAAGAACTTCTACACTGGGAAGAGATCTGGGGCAAAGAGGACAAAGGAGTTACAGTTGGTAACAAAAGAAGACACTGACTCAACCAGAGActctggctcacaggttcagtttccaacacacaGGGCAGAGCCAGCTTGCCAGAGTGTGCATCAAGAATTCAGCAGCGGGGATATAAACACCCGAGGCCTCCAGGATCCAGGAAACTCTCAGTCCTCAGTCCTGAGCCAGAGAGGCATCATATCCAAGAAATCTGCACCCTCTGGTGACCAGGAAGAACCTGTGGGTCCCTCAGCCCTAGATTCAGAGATACTGCAACTACCTGGAACACAAGGTTGTCCCCGTTGTCCAGAGTTACAGAAGGAAATAGAGGACCTTAGGAAACAACTGTCAGCCCTGCAGGCTGTCAATGAGAAGTTCCAGACCCATTCAAGTTAA